TCTGTGCCTAAGATCTAGTGTTCACGAACCCCAACCTCCGATTTGCCGAACCCTGATCTCTGATTTGCCGAACCCGACCTTCGATTCGCCGAACCCCAATCTCTGATTTGAGATCTGCCAAACCTGACCTTTGATTCGCCAAACCCCGATCTCTGAGTTGCCAAACGTGACCTTCGATTCGCCGAACCCTAATCTCTGGTTTGCCGAACCCATTCTCCGATTCGTGAATCAGAGATGTACAACGCCTATTGAACTCGATACGGGCTGAGGTAGCGAATCGTGAAGCCGAATAGCAAATCGCAAATCAGGTAACAATACGCTAATGCATTTGGCTTAATTTTAAAACATACCATTTCCTTCTGTCATCTGGATGATTAAAAGTTGCCCCCCGCCCCCCTTTTTTTTAGAACAAAGCACTGTTCTGTTGGCAAGGCGTGCAGATGCGCAGCCAGCCCAACCACATTCGAGTCTCGGCTCGCACGCATGGTGCTCAAGGTTGCCTCTTCCATTAAAAAATGCCGCCAAGGACTAGTCCTGGCTGGTCCCTTTTTCTTTAAACCTGCCCCTTTTCATAACAAACTCGGCTTTGCATTCTTGACAAGATTGACCTTGCATCACAGTTTGCATATTTCATACGGAAATAATTTGTGGCATTAATTGTGCTAAAACTTGCTGCCAATACAATTGGAAGTAATGTACTAAGATATGTTAACAGACCCTTGccaaataaaacaaaaaaacctTATCTTGTTCAGTGCTTCCAAATTTTGAGCTATGAAACTGGTCAAGCTTTGATTCTAAAGCAAAGCAATCCATATTCATGTGCTTATGCAGGAGAGCTAGAGGAAACCATGGCGGAGCTTGAGGAAAGTCGACGGAAGTTGGTTATTCTCCAGTTGCAGAGGCATGGAAGTTCGCTAATGAACATGTCTGGTCCAAACGCTGTGAATGGTGCTGTTTCAGCTGATAAATCTTCAGACGAAAACATGGGCTGGGGAGATCTTAAAGATGCTGTTGATGAAGCTAAGGTACTTTTAACCAGACCGAATTCCATTGCATATATGCTTTTTATATGCCTTATCTGCTCAGCATTCATCTTATAGTATAATTTGTCCAATGGAGGGCAGACCCTTGCAGGAAACCGCCTGCTTGAACTCCATGAGACTCAAGAGGATAATCTAATACTGTCTAACCAGTTAGAAGATCTGCAGGTTGGCACCTTCTTTGTAATGGATGGCTGACATATTTGTTGTACTTTCAAGTTGTATCCTGGGTCTTCTTATTCCTATAATTTGCATTCTGGTGCTATGTGCGCAGGCTCAATTAAAAGATGATAACTATGTTTTCACATCAAAACCATATACGATTCTTAGCGATCAGTTACATCATCTGAATGCTGAGATAGAACGATACAAGGGTTTGGTTGAAGTATTACAGGTAATGTGCTTTTCCTCTGTTGTGCTGTTGTTTTGCAAGGTATTTTCTCTTGACCAGCTTTTCCTTTCTTTGACTTTAGAATGATAAGAACCAGTTCTTGCAAAGGGAGAAAGAAATGTGTGCAAAAGGAGAATCCGTTGACAATATTAAACAATCCATTACCGCTTATGAGGCCAAAATCGAAGAACTGGAACATCAGATTCTGAAATCCATGGCTGAGAAGAATGATCTTGAGATCAAAGTTGAGGAATCATTGCAAGATTCAGGTATTGAGGCCTGACTTAGTGGCTTGCTAAATCGAGATCTGTGTTTACCTCCTTCTGCAGTGTAATATATACTTTGTTCTGAATTCCACCACTGTCTAGGTAAAAAAGACTTTAAGGATGAGATTCATGTCATGGCTGCAGCACTCTCTAAAGAGATGGAAATGATGGAGAATCAATTGAATAGATCAAAGGATGCGGCTTCTGAAGCACTTGCATTACGTGAAGAAGCTGAATCGTTGAGAACCTTGTTAGCTAAGAAGGTATGTCATTGATCTGGATCTATTGATGTTTCCAAACTGGATCTCAGTCTGCATCTGTTGCCATGTCTGTGAATGTCACTGAAACTTAACATGATTGTACTTGGTAGTGAGATTGCCACACAGTGTGTAATGAAAAATAAATCATTTATGTTTCTTCATTGTGATTCCTGTACACATTTACTCACTTTGCATTGATTTTATCTGATAGGATATTTTCTGCATTCATATATCTGACATATAGATTAAGTACAAAGAGCAAGCACCACATACCTGAACTAGTCCATTCTTACCGTGTCATGAACTGAGTTGAACAAGGGGTTGGAAATGGAATAAGATGGATTAAGGTAGAATGACATTAGATTGAAGGGGTTACCAGTTGGGGTAGTAACACTAGAATAGCTGGTCAAGGAAAGTTTGTTTACTGATCGCCTTCTACAAAGAAGCAAAGTCATCACTTAAATAGTCGACTGCTAGCACATAACCAACTCAATTTAAACCAACCAAATCTAAAATATAGCATGTTCTTTGAGAAGTTTTCCAGATGCACAAGTATCTAAAACCTAGCTCAAGCAACCACCTCTGTATGTACATTTACTTTTCCCAATATAGTATGCAGAAGTGTTTATGTTtgtcactcaaaatatatttgtCATAAAATTTATTCTATGTCATTTTTCTGAATATTTTATCTCTAAAGTATACGAAAAGTAATAGTTAATTAGGTGTATCAGAGACCGTGTCTGATCTCCaaaatgagaagtgaagagaAAGGTTATATTATCTTCAGGCTATCTCTGCTTTATTAAAGCTGGGTGATTATTTACAAAAAACAGGATTAACTCAATACTCTAGGGTATACTCATGTGTACTTTGATGCTGTTATATGCTTGCATTGTTACATGTTTTTAGGATCATTGATAGATCTTCAAACAATATTATTCACAAACTATTTCTGTAGAGTTTTATCCTCTGAACTATACCTGAGAAATTGTGGATAGACCTCTAGCATAATCGAAACATCTGACGGAAGTATCTCCAATTTTCAGATAAGTGAGCAGAAGGAAATATCTGATAGATACAACGCACAAGTCTCTGAGATCAAGTCCCTCAAAGAATTGGTATGGTATCATGAAAATCTCTCGTCTTCTAATTGTGCTGACAGCCTGAGATATATTTGCGTTATCTGAAAATGTTGCTTTTCCCTCCACCATGGTTCTCTCAGCTCGGAGAAATTTTCGAGTTATTACAGAAGCAATTATATCTGATTTGTTATTACTTATTAGCGTAGACTCACCCCATAGATGGCCAAAGGAGCAACTTGGAGAGCAAGTAGCTTGGGCCTTAAGCCAATtatatataaggaaatataaaattaGTTACGTTAGGGTGAGATATGATCAAATAAGGTTAGATCTGTCAAGATTAGTCTACATGTCCGTTAGGCTACATGCTACCTGTGAAGATTTAGTCCTTGCTCTATAACAAAGCCATTCTTTAAAAAGAGACAGCATGCGCCATTAGGTTATCTCTACTTGTCATTAAATAAGGTCAGATCTGTTAAGATTAGACCTTGCTTGATACCTGCTTTCTGAAAATATATTATGGATTAACAGTTAGTTCTTAGTCTTTCAAGCATTGGTGTATATTCAGCTTTTGCAACTAGCTACCTGAAATTGTTGTTATTTTCCAACTGTGTGCAAACAAACATCTGGTAGTGAATATGCAACTAACAGTATGTGCCCTTAAATTTTAAACATTTGTGGGCAAACAAACATCTGGTAGTGAATATGCAACTAAGAGAGGTTACATATATGAGCATAAATATAAAAATCTTCCATTTTCTTAAGAAAAACAAGGAAGTATTGCCCTTCAATGGTCCGAAGCCAAGCTCTTGCAATTTTGCACTGTGTCTGGATTGCCATTCATGTTTTCTGAATGAAATTTCAACAGATTGAGACATTGGAAAAGGAAAATCAGGAGTTGGAATTTATTGTGGATATGTATGGGAAAGAATGTTCTGAGTCGAGGTATGACTTGATTGTTATTGTTATCACTTATCAGTTGTGTTGATTTTTTATGACTGTGACTTATGCTGTTCTCTTAGATGATCACGTAGTCCACCAGATTTTTAAAGTCTCTGTTAGAAAATGTTTTCTACTTACTTGGGATTTACAGTTTACCACACCTTGGGAACAAGAGATAAAGTTGACACATCCCTTTATGATTCTTAAAGTTCTACTATCATTCAATGCATTTTTTTCTTCTGAATAAACATGTTATACTGTATGCCTAAAAGAAGTCCATCTTTACTCTAATCCTCAATTTCAGCTATATACTTTACATATGAAAATTTGCGGTCAGGTTAAATCTATCAAGTTGTTAAAACATGTGAttgttaagcttcatgcactagccaacgcaAACAGAAGTCCAAACTGATGGAAAGGGCTAAGCAATCCACATAGACACTTCAACAGTGATGAGAGTGTTAATTTGGATGCAATCTGCTAACACTAGCTGACATAGGTGCTATGTGACATTTGTAAATGCCGAAAGAAAAATATACTAGTTTAGATCGCTGAAaataaaatgttcaaaatggCAAGGAATAAAAATCATTGTTCATATAGGCTAAGAACTCAAAAAATGGAGAGAAAAAAACAAGTTGGTTACCTCTACGCTTTCCTCCATTACCAAATCCCCATTGTTCACAGCTTTCATCAATTTTGCATACTAATATATTTTTGCTTCATTTGTTAGATTCTTATTTTACTCTGTGAATCTAGGACAATTACAGAGATCAAGGAATCAGAAAATCGAGCTCGCAAGCAGGCTGAATATTTGAGAACTAGTCTAGAGGAGCATAGTCTTGAGCTTCGTGTAAAAGCAGCAAATGAAGCCGAAACTGCATGCCAGCGAAGGCTTTGCATTGCTGAAGCAGAACTGGAAGAGTTAAGGACCGATGTAGATGCATCTGAAAGGTCAGTTATCTTCTCCTAGTGACAATTCGATATGTGTTCTCCAGTTTACTGGCACTGAAATAGTTCTCCATTACTTGGATTGCTATTTCAAACGAGTTTTCCATTGAGGGGATCAGGATCTTAATTATTGCAGTTGTTTCATCCTGGTTGCTGCTATTAATGACGTGAAAAATGTTGAGTGTGTTAAATACATACTTTCTCCGTCCGGAATTAGTTGATGTTATtcaaacggatgtatctagcATCAAAATACGTCTCGATACATCCGTTTGAGCGTCAATTAATAGCGTATGGAGTACTATTTAATAACGGTTAACAGTCCTTTATAGGTTTCAAAACCGCCCATTTTGCCGCTCAATGGCCAATACACTCCCTTAACCCCCCATACTTGATCACAACTTCCATTGGAAATCCGAGCATATGCACCTTGTTCCTAAATTCTTAATAAACTCATAGGCTCAAAATGCACAAACAAACTGGACTTTTTTTTTGCAGCCGTTAATCAGCCCAGGTGAAATCAGAACTGGCTAGGTTCCAGTTTAACTCCTGCAACTGGTTCGCGCACTAGCTAGTAATACATATATTTTGTGCCTTACTGTCCTGTTTGGCCAACTAGGTTAAAACCTAATTCGAACTCAATAAtcctaaaaagacttatatttaggaacagagggagtattatcCAACTAATTCTAGTGATCAGTAGTTTAAATGAGCTTTTATATTTTCCTACAGCTGGCACTATATGTTATGCTTGTGAACCATTAGATATTTTATTGTTTGATGAGGACTTGGTATTCTGTATCATCTCCGCAGCTTCATCCCTTGTATGATCTGTTTTGCAGAGATGTTCTGGAACTCAAGGAGGCAATAAGAATTAAAGAAGCAGAAGGAGATGCTTATATCTCTGAAATTGAGGTTAGCTCATTTTTAGTTTTCTTATCAGCAGTTCTTTTTTCTGTTTGTGTGTGCGAGTGTGTTTGAAAGCAAATGATGCTGTCACTGCAGACAATTGGTCAAGCATATGAAGACATGCAGACACAAAACCAGCATCTTCTTCAACAGGTTGCCGACAGAGATGATTTTAACATAAAGGTGTGTATCTGATACCAGTGCAGATCATCGCTGCCAGCTTGCTGGGATTTCTGTGGTGGAGTCCGTGCTTCTGTCTCACGGGCGTTTCCCCTTTGCTGTCGGCATGGCACCCCCCTCAATATAGCTAGGCACCACTAGGATCCTGTTACATGCTCCATGTGCACAAGCATGGTGATAGCTGCGGCTGTTGGGCTAGGTGGCCTGGTGTATTTCTCTTTTCCGTTTTCCATCTCTATCTATTACTGTAGATAGTTACTCCAGTTTCTGCTACTTGTTGATTCATATAGCGTGTCCTTGCAGCACGTCTCTAGCACTACAGATGCTGGGGCAGTAGTCCAGTGCATCACCTTGCCTTATCACCTTATTAACCAGGCATTTTAACCCCACATCATTTATACTCTGTTGAATTGCCAGAAGAAACACTGTTTGTTTTTCTTATTGGTTCCATCAGTAACTTGTTTCTCATGTAACAGCTAGTATCAGATAGTGTGAAGACAAAGCAAGCCTCTGCTTCCCTTCTCTCTGAAAAGCATTTGTTACAGAAGCAACTCCATCAGGTGAACAGTTCACTGGAGTCATCTAAACAAAAACTCTCGCGTGGTGAAGAGCAGGTAATCTCTGACTCATGCCCTGTGTGTTATTTATGGTTCAGTTTGCTGTCTGCCAACACCCAACAGTAACTGAAAATCACTTCAAAGCGAATATTTATTGTATTAAAAATATATTGTTTTTGTGTGTCTGTGTTTACCACTGAGCTGGTTTTGAAGTGTCTTTATTTGAATAAACCTTACAGATGAAAGCCTATGTCGCACAAGCTATAAAAGCTTCTTCAGAGAACAGGCATCATGCAATTACCATTGAAAAGACCCTGCTGGAGGTATCTGAAGCAGAGAAGGAGCTCAAGTGGCTTCGGTCCGCCGTTGGATCCTCTGAGAAAGAATATGAGCAAAACCAGAAAAAAATAGCTGAGCTCAGAACGGAGCTGGAGCGTGAGAGGTTAGGCTTGCTGGTGTGGTGTTAATTTTTGGTTCCAAGTTGGTCTTGCTGTAATGCCACCAGGGCTTGTTACATTCTCTTGCTATCTTATTATAGAAGCGAGAAGAGAAAGCTTGAGGAAGAATACGAGGAGGTGAAGAATGAAGTCATGGAGCTGACCTCCGAGAACGAAGAGGCTACTATCCAGAAGCTCCAGGATGAGATAAATGACTGCAAGGCTATTCTGAAGTGTGGCGTGTGCTTTGACCGGCCGAAAGAGGTAAATAATTGTCCGTTGAATCGCACAGCTTAATTTTTAATGATGCGGATTGGTACGCGACACGATTTTAGAAGCTGAGATCTACGTTTATTTCTATTCCCATATCACCGAAGTTCCAGTTTCTCTGTTATGGTCTTAAACCTACGACCACCTACAGCTGAGTGCTGATTAACCTTCTGTTCCTTGTTTGGTTGTTGTCAGGTTGTGATCACCAAATGCTTCCACCTATTCTGCTCGACATGTATCCAAAGGAACCTTGAGCTACGCCACCGGAAGTGCCCGGGGTGCGGCACCCCTTTCGGCCAAAACGACGTGCGAGAGGTGAAGATATGAAGTCTCGGCGAGTTTGCCTTTGATGACCTGGTAGTAGGTCGTTGGTGCCTCTGGACATCATCATCCATCTGCTCTCCGTGCTTGTCTCTTGTAGATATGTAATGGTTTCCGTTGTCTTGTGGGGGCACTTAGATCCAGCAAAGAAGTAATAAAACCTAAGTAAGATAAATGAACAAGTAACAAAGAAGTGAAAAAGAAGTTTGTTGTAACTTTACCACCTGTTTGATGTTTGATTGCTGGGTGATCTCTTGCCTCTACTCGAGGCGATTGCAATGGTGGTTTGAAGCGTGTTATTAGGAGTAAATAAGAAATGAATGGATGGTGAAGATTGTTGGCCTGCCTTATGTGTTTTTCTGTAGATCATAAGCAACAGCTGTTTCTGCGGAGCTGCTCTTGCTGGAGTTGAGAGGCTCCTGTCCTGCTGCAGAACAAATATACATCAAGATGAGCAAGCTTGACGGGCAACTTCCTTcataattactccctccgtcccataatataagaacgttttatacactagtgtagtgtaaaaaacgttcttatattatgggatggagggagtatttgcCAAAATCATAGTTAAGAGTACAGAAGATGCAGATCATTCTCATTGAAAGAAAAATCATAGTTAAGATATTTTGAACATATAAAGATAGCAAACAgttacatactccctccgtcccataatataagaaagTTTTTGACACTAGAAGGAGTACAAAACATTTTATTTGTTGAAATATCTTTGGATTTTTTCATGAACATTTTATTTGACACTGAATATTTTTTTTTTGTATATGTTAAAACATATTGTTTTACAAATACTTTTGAATAAAGTATTTTTTAAGAACTCTTATAAAATTTGAAAATAATAATCTATAGAACATGATGTATATTTTATTCGGCAATATCATTTACGGTTGCTATTTTCTATTGGCGCATCTTGtttgcccccctccccccaccccggATCATAAATTGCTCGATAGCTCTAAGTAGGCATGCCATCATTGTGCTATGCGCTACGGAAAAACAAAAATGCTCCAATCACCTAACCCTTAAATAGCTGCCGACCCTTGGTGGGCTAGCGCTAGCCGTGCCTCATAATTTATAGGGAAGGGACGCAAGGTTTCTTGAGTGACCTTATGAATCTATTTCTACATCGCTTTTGGTAAATTTTGTACCTGTCATTCTAATAATTTTGCCACCGCCTACCGGTTGCGTTAGCCGATGGTGTAGGGTAGGGCGGCAGAATGTGAAGCAACAGACGTGAAGTCGTTTCCGATGTGGCGGGCGTGGGGAGGGAGAGGCGGAGATGTTGCCGCCCATTGTCCATGTGGTGGGTATGCACAGTGACACACGTCACTGGGCATGAACTCCCCTTCCATATTGTTTTTTTTCTTAAGTATCGGTGAAGATTATGTTCCAAAAGGGACCATGCATACAATATTTTGAGTTGGGTTATTGTAGACATGAATCTCTGCAACGTAGACCGTTAGATCGACATCAACCGATGGGTGATATCAACGTTTCAGCTTAAGGATTCAAATTTCAGAATTGGCAAGATAAGTTTAACAACCCCTTGGTGATAGGAACTTTTTTTTAAGCATAGAGGTTTTTGGGTAAATTTAGAGTTTGCAAAGGAACCGGAGCCCAGCACAGCCAGTTTCATCTCAACGAGATAAGCTAAGGGCgagtttggttgcctgcatcgaGGCCAACTAGGCCCGCGCGGTGCAGCATCTTTTCGGCGTCGGTTGTTTGGTTCCCCGCATACACTGTTCAGTCCGCATAACACGGTTCTTAAAGCACCCCTGGACCTGGCCCGTTGGGAACGGCCGAATCGGCAGTTTCCCGAAAGCCCGGCCCGAACGATGCTTCAAGACGCACGTGGGTGGCTCTCTGAAGACGTGTGTCTCGAGTTaatccccctctctctctccctaatCCTCAATCCCCTCACTCTCCCTCCACTCCAGTGCGCGTTGATCCCGTCCGTCGGCGCctgcggcgacggcgacgactgGTGCAGCCGAGAGCCCACACGTCGGACGCCGGCCCCTGCTCCTCGCCGCGCGCGACCTCCAGCGCCATGAACGCCGGCGTGCCGCCCATCGGGAGCAAGGAGTCCACGGCCCTCGCGCAGCCGAAGTCCGTAGGCCCGGATGGCGGACTCCGGGAGGCAGCCTCAGTTCCTGACGGCCTCGTCGGCGAGCGAGTCGCCGGGCACGACCTCGAGGAAGTGGGAGCCGAGGCAGGGGATGGAGTGCGGCGAGTACCAGCTCTTCCAGGCCAGTCTGCTGGTTGCAGGTTGAGCTCGATGCAGGCAGGGGATGATGTGCGGCGAGCGCGCTCCGCGAGGCGTTCGTGCATTGCATGCAGTCCCTGCCCCGCGCGTCCGGCATGTCGCTCTTCGACACCTGCTACGACCTCGCCGGGCGGCAGAGCATGCAGGTGCCCGCGGTGGCGCTGCGGTTCGAGGGCGGCGGGGAGCTGAAGCTGCCGGCGAAGAACTACCTGATCCCGGGGGACGGGGCCGGGACCTACGGCCTGGCGTTCGCGGGGACGAGCGGGCCCGTGTCCATCATCGGCAACGTGCAGCAGCAGGGCGTGTGCGTCAGCTTCGACACAGCCAAGAACACCGTCAGCTTCACCGCCGACAAGTACTAGTGGGCGCGAGCGAGCGAGCTTGGTCTTCGGTAAGAAATTTCCTCACCACGGCGACATCCATCACTGGTCTTCGGTGTTCCGGTTGGATTGATTCTGAGCTGACTTTGTATGGTTGCCCGCATACAAGCAGAAGGCGTGTTTGATTCCACCTGAGTCAGCTCAAACTCGTCCACGACCGCGGCGAGCCGGGCGCGGCCACGGCCAGGGCGGCGAGCCGGCCACGGCCACGGCGTCGAGCTGGGCGCGGCCACGGCCGCCGGGAGCTGGTGGTGGGCACGATGGGCAGTGGAAGCTCCGGCGCACTCGAGTGTTTGACGAAATGTCAAGTCCAACATGATAGCTGTTAAGTTTTGTTGTTAACGCTGGTACTCATATGCATGTATGAAATCAAATGCCGGGTGAAAATTGCATCTCGATGACAAGACCTTCAAATGCAGGTAACTAATTAACTGGTCATCTACGTTTTTGACCCTGTTTTTGCTTATCCAGGCCCTGCTCAGCGTGACTCGTTTTCCCCCTCTGAGCCAGGCCCGACAGCGAaagcaaccaaacacgccctaagCCCAGCCTAAATTGATTTCTGTTCGTTTCCACGAGAGAGGAAAACCtaccactccaccgccgccgccgtcactacccccccccccccccccc
The Aegilops tauschii subsp. strangulata cultivar AL8/78 chromosome 3, Aet v6.0, whole genome shotgun sequence genome window above contains:
- the LOC109745004 gene encoding protein ASPARTIC PROTEASE IN GUARD CELL 2-like; its protein translation is MADSGRQPQFLTASSASESPGTTSRKWEPRQGMECGEYQLFQASLLSLPRASGMSLFDTCYDLAGRQSMQVPAVALRFEGGGELKLPAKNYLIPGDGAGTYGLAFAGTSGPVSIIGNVQQQGVCVSFDTAKNTVSFTADKY
- the LOC109745000 gene encoding E3 ubiquitin-protein ligase BRE1-like 2 isoform X3, translating into MAELEESRRKLVILQLQRHGSSLMNMSGPNAVNGAVSADKSSDENMGWGDLKDAVDEAKTLAGNRLLELHETQEDNLILSNQLEDLQAQLKDDNYVFTSKPYTILSDQLHHLNAEIERYKGLVEVLQNDKNQFLQREKEMCAKGESVDNIKQSITAYEAKIEELEHQILKSMAEKNDLEIKVEESLQDSGKKDFKDEIHVMAAALSKEMEMMENQLNRSKDAASEALALREEAESLRTLLAKKISEQKEISDRYNAQVSEIKSLKELIETLEKENQELEFIVDMYGKECSESRTITEIKESENRARKQAEYLRTSLEEHSLELRVKAANEAETACQRRLCIAEAELEELRTDVDASERDVLELKEAIRIKEAEGDAYISEIETIGQAYEDMQTQNQHLLQQVADRDDFNIKLVSDSVKTKQASASLLSEKHLLQKQLHQVNSSLESSKQKLSRGEEQMKAYVAQAIKASSENRHHAITIEKTLLEVSEAEKELKWLRSAVGSSEKEYEQNQKKIAELRTELERERSEKRKLEEEYEEVKNEVMELTSENEEATIQKLQDEINDCKAILKCGVCFDRPKEVVITKCFHLFCSTCIQRNLELRHRKCPGCGTPFGQNDVREVKI
- the LOC109745000 gene encoding E3 ubiquitin-protein ligase BRE1-like 2 isoform X1, which encodes MDATALHYENQKLVQQLEAQKSEMHLLEAKFKELRNEQSSYDNALISLDKMWNQLVDDLILLGVRFGGGLNNLPALDHEELSQESIESCPSEEIFLFMLLKSNNYGKKDDNTLLEFAEEALALRRSATLALMRSLQEAIAAQQARSEYLSLALNGEKSNEDVVVALQNHNDHLKEVIGNVREAISIVNEKHKRYLDEIEAFKSSYSKELQEIKHLSGELEETMAELEESRRKLVILQLQRHGSSLMNMSGPNAVNGAVSADKSSDENMGWGDLKDAVDEAKTLAGNRLLELHETQEDNLILSNQLEDLQAQLKDDNYVFTSKPYTILSDQLHHLNAEIERYKGLVEVLQNDKNQFLQREKEMCAKGESVDNIKQSITAYEAKIEELEHQILKSMAEKNDLEIKVEESLQDSGKKDFKDEIHVMAAALSKEMEMMENQLNRSKDAASEALALREEAESLRTLLAKKISEQKEISDRYNAQVSEIKSLKELIETLEKENQELEFIVDMYGKECSESRTITEIKESENRARKQAEYLRTSLEEHSLELRVKAANEAETACQRRLCIAEAELEELRTDVDASERDVLELKEAIRIKEAEGDAYISEIETIGQAYEDMQTQNQHLLQQVADRDDFNIKLVSDSVKTKQASASLLSEKHLLQKQLHQVNSSLESSKQKLSRGEEQMKAYVAQAIKASSENRHHAITIEKTLLEVSEAEKELKWLRSAVGSSEKEYEQNQKKIAELRTELERERSEKRKLEEEYEEVKNEVMELTSENEEATIQKLQDEINDCKAILKCGVCFDRPKEVVITKCFHLFCSTCIQRNLELRHRKCPGCGTPFGQNDVREVKI
- the LOC109745000 gene encoding E3 ubiquitin-protein ligase BRE1-like 2 isoform X2, whose translation is MRSQPNHIRVSARTHGAQGELEETMAELEESRRKLVILQLQRHGSSLMNMSGPNAVNGAVSADKSSDENMGWGDLKDAVDEAKTLAGNRLLELHETQEDNLILSNQLEDLQAQLKDDNYVFTSKPYTILSDQLHHLNAEIERYKGLVEVLQNDKNQFLQREKEMCAKGESVDNIKQSITAYEAKIEELEHQILKSMAEKNDLEIKVEESLQDSGKKDFKDEIHVMAAALSKEMEMMENQLNRSKDAASEALALREEAESLRTLLAKKISEQKEISDRYNAQVSEIKSLKELIETLEKENQELEFIVDMYGKECSESRTITEIKESENRARKQAEYLRTSLEEHSLELRVKAANEAETACQRRLCIAEAELEELRTDVDASERDVLELKEAIRIKEAEGDAYISEIETIGQAYEDMQTQNQHLLQQVADRDDFNIKLVSDSVKTKQASASLLSEKHLLQKQLHQVNSSLESSKQKLSRGEEQMKAYVAQAIKASSENRHHAITIEKTLLEVSEAEKELKWLRSAVGSSEKEYEQNQKKIAELRTELERERSEKRKLEEEYEEVKNEVMELTSENEEATIQKLQDEINDCKAILKCGVCFDRPKEVVITKCFHLFCSTCIQRNLELRHRKCPGCGTPFGQNDVREVKI